Genomic DNA from Salinibacter pepae:
GAGGCGATGTACTTGTTTTGCAGATACTGGATGTGCCCCTCCTCCGGCACGTATGCCTCGGCCGACGCCTCTTCACCGGTGCCCTCTTCGAGACGGGGCACAAACTCGTCCTCGTAGTACGTCCGCACGGCCGCCGTTCCCCCTCCAATCGGAGCGGCGTTGCGGGCGTCCAGCACCTGAAAGGCCGACCGAAATTTCCGCATTGCCCGCACCGTCCGGTCGTCTTTCGACGTCGTGACGACCTGTCGTCGGAGGTCCTCGACGTACGCCTCAACGGCGTTGGCCTTGTTCGCCTGCACCCCCGCCAGCCGCCCGAGGGCTTCGGATTCGAGGCGTTGCCGCGCACTGGAGTGCCCGATCCATCCCATGATGCCCACCGAGAGGCCCCCGATACTTAGGAGTGTGAGGAGGAGCTTCGCCCGGATGCTTAGGTCTCGAAGTCGAGGCATGACGGAGAAGACGTGCTGGCGGAACCAGTGAGGAGCAGTCGTGCGGGGATGGAGGTTTAGCGCCGGCCCGGCCCCATGAAAGCAGTCCCCCTTCCCGAGAATCCCTTCCCGAGAATCCCTTCCCGAGAATCCCTTCCCGAGAATCCCTACTCGGAACGTCCTTCCGCTCGGGACGACCGTCTCGGGTCGGGAGGGCCACCCGCCCATTCCGGCAGCCGAGGGCCGCGGGGCGAAGGGACCACTACGGGGCCCGGGCGTCCTGACGTCGGAAGAAGAGGTAGAAGGCGTTCACGCGGCGGATGAGCCCCACCGTTTCCTCGTAGGGGGGCGTGCCGCGGTACTGGCGCACCCGGCCCGGGCCCGCGTTCCACGCCCCGACGGTCCGGGCCAGGTGGTCGCCGAACTCCGCGTTGTAGCGGTCGAGCAGGTAGCAGCCGATGAGGATGTTGAGGGCCGGGTCCTTCAGGTCCTCGGCCGATAGGCGGCGGAGGCGGCGTCGGTCGACGAACCGGAACTCGTATCCGGTGTCGTAGAGGGCACGGGCGGCCCGGCGCCCCGTCTCGGGCCGGATCTGCAGGAGCCCGATGGCCCCGGCCGACGACACGGCGCGGGGGCGAGCGGCCGACTCGGCCGCAATCAGGGCCCGCACGAAATTGGTGCTCAGGTTGACCCCGCTTCGGGTGTACGCCAGCCCGGAGAAGTACCGGACGTACGAGTCGTAGTCCCGGAGGCGACGCCGGGTCGAACGGGCCGGGGCCTTGGGGCGCGTGTTCTGGGCCACGTGCCGCACATGCGCGTCGACGTGGGGCCCCGTCTGCCCCCACGCGGGCGGAACGCCCGGAACGGCCCCCAGGGCGGCAAGGAGGAACAGCGCCCCGCCCGCGAGGAGAGCGCGGGTCAGAAACCGAGAGGTGTTGGGTGCCATAGCGGAGCAGTGTCATTGGGCCACGACCGTCTGCCCTTGAACCGCACAAACTGCGTGCCTTCGTTCTGCCGAGGCCCCGGCCGCCACTACGGGCGGGCCGGGGCCCCCGCGGCCTTTTGCATCGCATCGGGCAGGTCATCGAGCGGAAACGTCGCGTCCGCGAGTCCCGCCTCCGCAACAGCACGCGGCATCCCGTAGACCACGGAGGTGTCCTCGTCCTGGACGTAGACGGTCCCCCCGTCGTCCTGGATGCGCCGGGCCCCCTCCAACCCGTCCTTCCCCATGCCCGTCATGACGAGGGACAGCACGTCTTCCCGGCACGCTTCGACGGCGGACCGGAAGAGGACGTTCACCGATGGCCGATGGGAGTCGCCCGCCGGCTCCGCCGGCGTACGGGTCGTGAGGGCCCCCTTGCGTCGCTCCACCGTAAGGTGGCGGTCCCCCGCCGCGACGACGACCCGTCCCGGTTCGAGAAGCATCCCGTCTTCGGCCTCGGCCACCGCGAGTTCGCTGAGCGAATCGAGGCGATCGGCCAGCGAGCGCGTGAACTGGGCCGGCATGTGCTGCACAATCGCGACCGGCAGCGGAAACGCGGCGGGCAGGGCCGGGATGACGTGCTGGAGGGCCATCGGCCCGCCGGTGGACACGCCGATAACGGCCAACTCGTAGGAGCCCCCCGTCGCGGTGTCGGTGCCGGACGACGTGGGGGCAGGGGAGGACGATGTTTCCCGGGAGCCCGTCGACGACGCCGTCTCGGCAGGGGGAGGCCCGCCCCCCCGGAACAGCCGCGCGTTCGAATTTGCGAGGGCTCGCACCTTGTCGAGCAGTTTTTCCTCGACGTCGTTGGCCCGGAGGGTGGCACTGGACGCCCCCTTCGACAGAAAATCGGCCGCGCCCGCCCGCATCGCCTTCATCGTCACCTCGGCCCCCTTCTCCGTGAGGGAACTCAGCATGAGGATGGGACGGGGGGACGCCTCCATGATGTGGCGGACGGCCTCGATGCCATTCATCTTCGGCATCTCGACGTCCATCGTTACCACGTCGGGCTCCAGTCGACGCGCCTTTTCGACCCCGGCCTCGCCGTTTGTGGCCGTGTCCACGACGGTCGTATCGTCGGCCTGCTCGAAAATCCGCGAGATGGCCTTCCGCATCACCAACGAATCATCAACGACGAGCACTCGGATCATAGCGATGAAAAGAGACCAGAATGGGGGCTGTCAGTGGAACGGGGGCTACTTCGAGGATGCGGCCGGCACCCCGTTCGCGCCGGCGGCCTCGGTGCCTTCCTCCTCGGCGGCAAATTCTTCGTGCTGGATCATCTCCCCAATGTCGAGCACCATGATCACCTGGCCGTCGCCCAGGATGGTGGACCCGGCAATGCCCGGCACCGACTTGAGGTAGTCGCCCAGTGATTTGATGACGACCTCCTCTTGGGAAATGAGTTCGTCGACGACCAGCGCGGCGCGGCGATGGGCCACGTTCACCACGACGGCGTACGCGTCCTGCTCCTCGGTGAAGCGGTCGGCCCGCTGCCCCCCGGCGTCGGGGGACTGTACGTCCAGCACGTCCCCGAGGCGCATCACCGGAATCACCTGGTCCCGGTGTTCGATGACCTCCCCCTCCTGGATCGTGTCGATCATGCCCGGCTCCAGGCGCACCGCCTCCGCGACGGCGTAGAGCGGGATCGCGAAGGTTTCCGCTCCGCTCCGCACCAGCATGCTCTGGAGGATCGCAAGCGTGAGGGGGAGCTTCAGCGTAAACCGGGTGCCCTCTCCGGGGGTCGAGTCGATGTCGATGGTTCCGTTGAGCTCGGCCAGATTGGTCTTCACCACGTCCATGCCGACCCCGCGTCCGGACACCTGCCCCACCTCCTCGGTGGTCGAGAACCCCGGGCGGAAGATGAGCTGGTACGCCTCCGAGTCGCTCAGGTCCGTCGCCTCGTCCTCGGTCAGCACGTCCTTCTCGACGGCCTTCTGCCTCAGGGCGTCCGGGTCGAGGCCGGCGCCGTCGTCGGCGATTTCGATGATGATGTGATTGCCGGCGTGGGACGCCGACAGGTGAATTTCGCCGCGCGGGTCTTTGCCCTTTTCCTTCCGCTCCTCGGGGGGCTCGATGCCGTGGTCCGCCGCGTTGCGCACGAGGTGCAGCAGCGGGTCCCCAATCTCCTCGACGAGCGACTTGTCCAGCTCCGTGTCCTCCCCCTCCACCGTCAGGTCGATCTGCTTGTCGAACTCGCGGGCCAGGTCGCGCACCACGCGTGGGAACTTGCCAAAGACCTGCCCCACCTCCACCATGCGCGTCTGCATGATGGCGCTCTGCAGCTCCGTGGTCGTGTAGTCGACCTTGTCGCTCGCCTCCTCCAGCTCTCCCAGCAGAGAGTCGAGACGGAGGCGCTCGTCCGTGTCGGCACGCGCGTCGTGCTCGGTGCGGGCCTCCGTGATGAGCTGGAGAAGCCGGTTGCGCCCCAGCACCAGTTCGCCCACCAGGTCCATCAGTTGATTCAGTCGGCTCACCTCCACGCGGATGGTATCCGGCGCTTGTCGCCCCGAGTCGCCGCCCCCCCCGTCGCCGTCGGTGCTCGCGGTGTCGTCCGACGGCTCGCCCGCGTCGGACGAGGCGGCCCCCTCCGTGTCGCCCGTTTCGTTCGCGTCCGCCGGCTCGTCGGCACCCCCGGAGGCGTCGCCCCCAACCTCTTCGGGCGCCCCTCCGTCCGGATCCGGCAGCGAGACCGATCCGGCCTCGAACGTGCCCTCGTTGATCGCCTCGAGGGCATCGAGCAGGGGCTCCAGGTCGAGGGGCTCCAGGTCGCGGTCGACGACCTGCTGGGTGAGCACCTTCATGTGGTCGAAGGCACACAACATCACGTCGGTCATGGCCGGCTCGAAGTCCACCTCCTGCTCCCGCATCGCGTCGAGCACCTCCTCGAACCGGTGCGCGAGCGTGCTGAGCTGTTCGAGGTCGAGGAAGCCCGCCGTGCCTTTGACCGTGTGCACGTCGCGGAAGACGCTGTCGACGAGCTCTTCGTCCTCGGGCGTTTTTTCGAGCTGGAGGAGATCCCCCTCAAGACCGTCGTAGATCTCCGTGGCCTCCACCACGAAGCTCTCGACGATCTCCTGCATGCCGTCGTCGTGAATAGGGTGCTGTTCGCTCATGGGACCGGAAGCAACTTGTGCGCCTTGTGAAGAACCTGGGGCCGCGCGGGGCGCGTCGGGCGCGGGCCCTACTGAAAAAGCTCGTCGATTTCTTCCTGGGAGGCCGCCTCGCCCCCCTCGTCGCCCCCGCCGGAGCCGCCCCCGCCGTCGTCGAACATGTCGTCGATGTCGGACTGAGAAGCAGCCGTTCCGCCTCCGTTCGAAGAGGACGCCCCCGAGGACGCCCCGTTCGAGGACGCGGACTGAGACGAGGCGCCGTTTGTCCCGCCGCCGCTATTCCGCCCTGTCGGTGCGCCCCCGCCATCGCCCGCCACTACGTCGTCGGCCATGCGCTGCTTGTCGTCGGAGCGGTCGTACTCGGCATTCATGTTGAACGCGGCCGTGCGCGAGGGCTCCCCCGACGGCGCCTCGCTCCGGTCGGCCTGTCCCGTTCCGAGCCGGGCCAGCAGCGCGTCGATCCGGTCGCGGACCGTCTCGATGAGGTGATTCACGCTGGAGAGCTGCTGCTCGGTGACGTCCTGCACCTGCAGGGACATCATAATCTGATTCATCCGGTCCCGGATGGGGGACAGGGAGTCGCGGGTCTCCTGGAGCTGGGCCGCCCACTCATCGCGCAGGTCCTGCTTCCGGCCCTGAATGCGCGCCACCTCGTCCAGCAGCTCCTCGTGCCCCTCGCCGAGCTCCTCCCGCAGCAGGGCCAGAACCTGGTTGTCGGCCTTCGCCTCCTTGGCGAACTGCTCCTCGAGCGTCGACAGCTGGTCCTCGATGCTCCGGAGGTCTTTCAGGACCTCGTCGGAGTGGTCGAGGATCTCGCTCGTGGCCACCTCGGTGGCCTCCGACACGCTTTTGAGGTGTTCGGTGGCGCGCTCCATGTGTCCGGAGCGCGTCCGGATGGTGGTGTTCACCTCTTCGAGAAGCACGGTGATGTCCTGGACGAAGTCGAAGAGCTCGTCCAGAAAGGGGGCAAACCGACGGCTGAGCACAAAGATCGCCTGCAGCTCGTCCAGCTTGTCCAGGAATTCTTGGACTTGCGGGCGCGATGACATAACAGAAGAAAGCAGTTACGTACGGGACAAAGACAATGGGGCACGAAGACGCCTACGCAGCCGCCTCGAGGCAGCTATCCACCTTCTCCTCGAGCACCTCCGGCTCGAAGGGCTTCACGATGTAGTTATTCACCTCCGCCTTCATGGCGGTCTTCACGTCCTCCTTCATGCCTCGGGTGGTAATCATCAGGATCGGGAGGTCCGAGTACTCGGGGTGATTTCGGATGTTGCTAGTGAGGTCCACCCCGTTCATGTTGGGCATATTCCAGTCGGTGACGACGAAGTCCGGGGCGTTTTCCTCCAGCTTTTCCAGCGCGTCCTCGCCGTCCTCGGCCTCCACAATGTCGTCGTAGCCGATCTCCTGGAGGGCATTCCGGATGATGCGGAGCATCGTAGGCGAGTCGTCGACGATCAGGAACTTCATGGGCACAGCAAAGGGGGTTAGTGAAAACAAATGCGTGTGAGTGAACGGCTACCGTCGGGGCGCCCCCGTCATCCTCGCGAGGAGACCGACCCGTTGGTCGGGCGCCGGTAGGCGAGCGCGCCTTCGTGGCGGACGGGCTCCAGCGGGACGTCGAGCCCCCCGAGCGCCTCCGAGCCGCCGACGAACAAGTAGCCGCCCGGACGGAGCGACCGGTACAGGCCTTGGAGCACGTCCTTTTTGGAGGTCTCGTTGAAGTAGATGAGCACGTTGGCACACATGATGAGGTCGAAGTTGCGCATCCGCCGCATGTCCCGGGCGTCGGTCAGGTTGAGGGGCCGGAACTCCACCATGTCGCGGATCGCGGGGTCGACCACGAAGGCCTCGCCCGACTGATCAAAGTAGTCGCGCAGGTAGGCCGGCGGCACGTTCCGGACGGACCGTTTTCGGTAGCGGCCCGCGCGGGCCTCCTCCAGCACCGCGGTGTCGATGTCCGTCCCCACAATCTCGTAGTCCATGCGCGGGTGGCGCGGCGCAAGCGCCTCCCGGATCAGAATCGCGAGCGAGTAGGCCTCGTCGCCGGCCGAGCAGGCCGCGCTCCAGAGCCGCATGGGGCCCGACCGTTCCTGCTGGTGCAGCCGCACCAATTCGGGAAGGATGGTGTCCTCCAGGGCCTCGAACTGCGACGGGTGCCGAAAAAAAGCCGTTTCGTTGATTGTCACCGCGTTCACCAGTCGCGCAATCTCCCTGGTGTCCCCCTGCTCCAGACGATCCGCGTACGTCTCGAAGTCGGGCACGTCCTGTGCCAGGAGGCGCGGCCTGACTCGGCTTTCGAGGAGGTATCGCTTCTCGTCGGGAAAGTCGATGCCGGCATGCTCGCGCACGAGGTCGCGGAGGCGGTCAAACGTTTGTCTGGAGAGCGACGCCTCTGCTGCGGACGGTTTTTTCATATGTGCCTCCTCAGGGAGAAATTGCTAGGAGCGTTCGGGGACCCGTCATGCCGCGACGCCTTGTGCGGCGGCCGCGTCGGCCTCGTCTTCCTCCATGCCCTGCAGGGCCTCGGCCTCCTCCTCGGAGAAGATGCCGTCCAGGTCCAGCAGAATGAGGAGCCGCTCGTCGAGCTTCGCCACGCCCCGCAGGAAGTGCGTGTCGATGTTTGTGGCAAGGTCGGGGGCCGGCTCGATCGTGCTCTCCTCCACGCGGAGGACTTCGCGGACGGAGTCGGTCACGAACCCGACCGTCTGGTCCTGCAGCTCCACCACGAGAATGCGCGTGTCCTCGTCCTGGTCGCGCTCCGGGAAGCCGAGGCGCGTGCGCAGGTCAATGATCGGAAGGATGCGTCCGCGCAGGTTGATGACGCCCTCTACGAAGTCGGGCGCATGGGGCACGCGGGTGATCTCGACGGGACGGATGATTTCCTGCACCGTCAGGATGTCGACCCCGAATTCCTCCTCCGCCACGATGAAGCTGACGAACTGGCGGACGTCTTCGGTTTGCGAGTCGGGTTCGCGCATGGAAACAGAACAAGTCGACGATGAAAGAGAAGGGCGGCGGTTGAGACGGTCCACTTTCCATTATCGGCGGCCGAGCCGGATTCTTAACCCCTGGGGCCCCTCCCTCTAGTCCAACGCCGAGGCCTCGTCTCTTCCACAAGGCCCCGGCAAAGAGAAGCCAACAACACGTGGCGGCCGGCCAATCAGATTACCGCTTGAGCTGGACGGTCTGGTTGAGGACCTCGTCCGCGGTCGTGATGATCTGGGAGGAGGCCTGGTAGCTACGCTGGGCCTTGATGAGGTCGGAGAATTCCTTCGCGAGGTCCACGTTGCTCGACTCCAGCGACCCGGACACCACGGACGTCTGCAGGTCGCGGCCCGCACGTCCGAGCTGAAGGTCCCCTGAGGCGCCGGTCGTGGTGAAGAAGTTCTCGCCCTGCTGCTCCAGGCCGTTCGGGTTGTTGACGTCGCCGATGGCCAGCTGATATTCCTCCTCCTGCACCCCGTTGGTGTAGTTGAGCTGCAGCTTGCCCTCCGGCGTGAACTGAACGCCGGACAGCTCCCCCGACGAGTTGCCGTTCTGGCCCTGGAATTTCGACGTGGTCGAGCCACTGAACTGCGTAATGTCGCGCAGGCTGATGCCCAAGCTTTTGCCCCCTTGAACCGCATCACTCGTCCAGTCGAGACTCACCCCGTCGTTGGTCCCGTTGCCGTCTGGGTCGTACGCGTTGGTCACGCCTGAAATCGAGTCTACGGAACCGTCGTCCTTGAACGTGATCGTTCCGTTGGCGTCGCCCGGACCGCCTGCGTTGGCGTTTTGAAGGACGCCATCAGGGTCCTCTACGCTGAATGTCCACTCGTCATCGGTCGCCGTCTTTTCGAAGTTGAGGACCACGTTGTGGGCCTTCCCCTGCTCGTCGTAGACGACGCTTGAAATCTCACTCGTGTCCCCGTCGGTCGCGTCGGCCGAGAGGTTGCCCCCAACCTCCGCCTCGGTGGTGGCTTTCGCCGCGGACTGGGCATTGGGGTCGAACCGGATGTTCTTGAGCTCGCCCGTATCGGCCGTCCCGTCCTCCCCAACCTCCCAGCCCTGCACGTTCAGGCCGTTGGCCGTGACGAGTTCGCCGTCCTGGTTGAACGAGAAGTTGCCGGCCCGCGTGAGGCGACGCTGGTCGCTCGCCGCCCCGCTTTTGGGGCTGGCGACGAAGAATCCGTCCCCGTTCAGCGCGAGGTCGGTCTTGATGCCGGTGTCGTTGAGCGAGCCCTGCGAGAAGTTCCGGTCGATCGAGGCGACCGAGACGCCCCGCCCCACCTTCGAGGGGTTGATGGACGAGCCGCCCGCCGTGCGCCCCACGCCCAGAATCTCCTGGCCGAGCTCCTCACTGAACGCGGCCCGCTGGCGCTTGAAGGCCGTCGTGCTGGAGTTTGCGATGTTGTTGCTGACCGTGTCGAGGCGCGTCTGGTGACTTCGAAGCCCAGAGACGCCGATGCTCAAAGACTGAAGACTCATAGGTCTCAGGTGTGTTGTTGGAGAGAGATACGTCGAAACGAGCGCGGCCTCGGTCGGTCAGCCGCGCACCGGCGTCCCGTGCCTCGCTCCGCCATGGAGGCGAGGCGTGGGTCCCGCCGGGTGGTACCCGAAAAGCGATTCAGCAAGCGAGTCGGTAGGAGTGTGTCACGAGGGATGTTGGGGGGAGCTAGAGCCGGACGGCGCTGTCGATGTCCGTGAAGACCCGCCGCTGCATTTCGGTCTGGTCGAGGGCCGTGACGACGGTCCGGCTCGGCACGTTGACCACGAAGGCCGCGTCCTCGCGGAGGACGGCCGCGTCCTGGGCCCCCTTGTCGTCGAGCTGGTTCATGGCGTCGGCGAGGTCTTGGCGTTGGCCGGCGTCGAGCGAGATGTTGCGCTGCGCGACCCGCTGCTTGGCGTGGCCGGAGAGCTCAATGCCGTCCGTCTGCTCCTGCGCCGCCTCCAGGTGGTCGGCAAACGACGCCTCGTCCGTGTCTTTGGACGGAGCGTCGGGCGAGGACGGCTCCGACGGCGTCTGCCGGAGCGCGTCCGGCGGGACGCGTCCGTTTCGCTGGTGGACCGTCATGGGGACACCGCATTGCCCATTAAGAGCGGCGAAGAGGGAACCGGGGGCTACTGGGCCGCAATGCTCTGCACACGCCCCATCGACACCTGCGCCCCCCCAATGCGGAGGGACGTCTTCCCGTCCTTTAGCGTCACGCGATCGACGGTGCCCTCCAGTCGCGCGGTCCCCTCAATGGCGTCCCCGCTCCCGCCCGTGGCGCTGACCTCCACCGAATACGTGCCGTCGGGCACCTGTGCGCCCCCGTCCGCCGCGCCGTCCCAGGTGACCTCCGTGCTCTGCGATACATTCTCGAGGGTTTTCGTCCGCACCGCGTTGCCCCCCGCGTCGCGGATCGTGACCGTGGCCTCGGCGGCCGGGCGCTCCAGGTCGACCCCGAAGGTCGCCTCCCCCTCCCCCGTCCACCGCAGGGTGTTGCCCGAGGTCTTCACCGTGCGCCCGATGAGGTCGGTCGCGATGCCGTCGTTGATGCTCTGGGCCAGGGCCCCGTCGCTCGTTCCCTGCTCCTCAATCTGGCCGCTGATGTTGGTGAGCTGCTCGACGGAGCTAAACTGGGCCAGCTGTGCGGCAAAGTCTTTCCCCTTCATCGGGTTTGAGGGGTCCTGATTCTGAAGCTGCGTGGTTAGCAGCTTTAGAAAGTCGTTCTTGCCGAGGTTCGCCGAGGTGGCCTGCGAGAGGGCACCGTTGCCGCCCGATTCCCCGCCCTGCGAACCGTCTCCGTTCGGGAGGACGGCCGGGCTCGGCGCCGCGGACGATGCGAGGGACTCAATCATGTCGTGGGGGGACGTTGGTGTGTGGAACGCAAACAGTGAAGCACAAATGCTGGGGCGCAAACATCGTGCGGGCCGACGGGCCTACCCGATCCACTCCCGCCGGCCACGGCCGCGGAGGGAGGCGCCACTGGATTCATCCGCGTCGGTCGACTCGTCTCCGGGAGCCAGGGCGGAGGCCCCCTCGGCGGACGCCCCGTCCGAGGCCTGTTGGTCCGACTCGTTCGCGTCGCCCCCGCCAAAGGACAGGTCGACGTCGGTGCCGTACTGGGCCTGCATGGCGTCCTGGAGCTGACGCGCATTGGACGCCACCTGGGCCTGTACCCGGGTCTCGCTGAACCCGACCGACACGGCCGTCTGCTCCTGCCCCTGCCGGGCCTTGACGGTCATCGTGCCCTTGTCCTCGCCCAGCGACATCTCCAGGGCCTTCCACCCCCCCGCAAGTTCTGCCGTCCGCAGGGGGCCATTCTTTGCCGCGTTGAGCCACGCCGAGGGCATTGTGCGAGGGGGGGCCGACTTGCCGGTGGGACGCGCGTCCGCCTTGGCCTTCGACGCCGCGCCCGACCCGCCCCCGGACGCGCTTGTCCCCTTTCCGTCCGTCTGCGTGCCGCCGCTCGTCGAGGCGCCGTCCTGCGTCAGGGAGGCGCGGAGCGTACGGGCGTCGGACTCCCCCGACGTACTCGTGGACGAGGACGCGAGGGCCTGAAACCCAGGCCCGTTCTTCGGCCCCTGCGCCTGTCCCTTTTGCCCCTGCCCGTTCTGTCCGGGGCCCTGCCTCTGCTGGCCGCCGCCCTGCTGGCCCGTTCCGCCCCGCTGTCCCGATCGGCCCCGGCCTCGCCGTCCCGCAGACCGGGTGCCGTCCCGGGCCGTCCGGGCCGTCCGCCCCTCGTCTGTCCCCTCCCGCCCACGTCCCGACTCTGCGCCTCCCCCCTTCAGGGCGGACGGGGAGATCTGCTTCCCGCGCGTCCCGTCCTTCTTGGCGCTTCCTCCCGTCTTGGAGCCGGCCTCCTGGGGACGTCCAGCGCCCCCCCGTGCCTGTCCCTCCGAACGCACTCCGCTTGGGCGGGGCGATCGGCCTGCGTTCTGCCCCGGACGGCGCTTCTCGCCGGCGAGAAGCGTGCCCTCCTGGCCCGGGCCCCGGCCTCCCTTTCGGGCCGACGCCCCCGCCCGTTCGCCCTCGGGCATCCGCCTCACGGCCCCCTTCCCCTTGGAGGACGGCCCGTCTGATCCGTGGCCGGACCGGCCTTCTCCGGACTCAACGGCGATCGTGCCCGGCGATACCCGGCCCTGTTTTGCACGGCCCGACCCGGTCCCGGACGACGAGGCGCCGTTCGCCCCCGCTCCCCCCCCCTCCCGAGGCCCCGTGCCTGGCAGTTTGTTGCGTTCCGCCCTCCGTGCCGCCCGCCCCCTTCACCACGGGGACCGTCTTCTGTCCCCTCTGCGCCGACCGTGCCGTTCCGTCCCCCGACGTGAACGCCACTCGGCCCCAGCCCCCCCGGACCTGCGTCCCGCCCTCGGTCTTTTGCCCCGACGACGGGGCATTTCCCCCTTCCCCGCCGGCCCGCACCGCCCGGACGACGAGCGACCCCACGGTCTCACCTCCTCGTGTATTCTCTCCTCCGGCCGCGCTCTTGCCTCCAGCCGCGTGCAAAATGGGCATCAGTTTCACCGTCTCCGCCGAGGCCGACGGGCCGGCTCCGCTCGCCCTTTCGCCCTCGCCCGCAAGCAGGATTCGCTTCTGTGCCTTGCCCTCCCCGTTCCCGGCCCGAAGAAGCGCCCCGCCTAACAACGCCGCGAGCCCCCCTCCTCCCCGTCGGCCGTCTTTCCCTCAAGGCCGGCCGTCCCCTCGCCCCCCAACACGAAACGCTGGGCCGCGCGTCCCCCGCCCTCCGCGGCGGTTCCGGACGCACGTTGCACGCCGGACAAGATCGCCGGGAAGGCCGTGGCGCCCGTGCCCGCCTTCGCCTGCTTCGTGACGGGGGACTGCTGGGCGGCCTCTTCGGTCGGTCGCGTGAGGCGAATCGCTTGCATGGTAGAGAGGGCCCTCTGCGGGGCCGATTGAGGAAAAAGGTCAGCGGCCGGGCGACGCGCCCCGGCCTTCGTCTCTGTCGGTCGCCTGCGCGGCGGTCGTGTCGGCGGGCGCATCGTCGCCCCCGACAACCTGATTCACAAACTGTGCCGTCCGCTCCGCCGAGATGGCAGTGAGCAGTTGGGTGCGCGTTCGCCCCGAGGTGCGCTGGTACAGCTCCTTGAGGACCGCCATGTTCACGTTCGCCAGCACGGTCGCGAGCTCCCGCCGGCCCATGCCGAGCAGGGCGTCCTTCAGCTCGCCCACCTTCGCCTCCCGGCTCTCCAGCGACGTGATCTGTGCCTGCAGGGTGTCGGCCTCCGCCTCGGCCGTGCGGAGCTGCTCCTTGAGGGCCCGGAGCGAATCCTGAAGCTGCCCGACGACCGTAAGGGAGTCCCGAAGCCGCGAGACCAGCGAGGACGCCACACGCGTCGAATCGCGGAGCGCGCGCCCCGTCGAGTCGCGGGACGCCCGCGTTGCGGTCGTGTCCGACGACGTCGCGGTCGTGTCCCCGGGCAGGGACGCCTGTCGGGTCGTGTCGCGCCCGGACGCGTCGAGGCTGTCGGCGGACACCCCCGCCGTCTCCGGCGCGATGGACGGCATCAGCAGGTACGCCCCCAGCAGGGCGACCGCGAAGGCCCCCAGCGCCGCGCCCGCAATGAGAAGTCCGTACTTGATCACGGTCGACTGCATGGCCGTCTTTAGAGTAGCGACAGCGCCGCGTCGGTGCGGTCGTGACGAAGCATGGCCTGCTCGTCGAAGAAGGCCTCACTCGCCTTCTTCTGCTCGCGGTCGTGCTGGTCCCGCTCCTGGCTTCGCAGCTCTTCGAGGGCCTCCTCGGCCCGCCGGCGTTCGCGAAGCTCGGCACGGGCCCGCTCCACCCGCTCCCGGCAGGCCTCCACGGCGTCCCGGGTCGCCTCCACGGTCTGACGCGCCGCCTGGCGAAACGCGTCGGCCTGCTGAATGCGGGCCGGGTCTTGCCGGCGCGCCGCGTCCACCCGCCGCCGACACTCCGCCAGGTGATCCCGGGCCTGCTCCAGCGCGTCCGCCTTCTGCTCGAGCGCACGCTCGGCGTCGGCGAGGGCCTGGCGGGCCTTCTCGGTCTCGTGCTGGCGCAATTCCAGCACTTTCTGCAGCGAGAAGCGGAACTTCTTTCCGGGCATTGCCAGGGACGAATGGGGCGACAGAACGCAGTGTGAAGGCGGCCTCGGCGGCGTGCATCCGCCCGGGGACGGTCGGTCCGTCTCCGGCGGCATGCGGACGGGCCGTCGGCCCGCAGGCGCGAGCTCGAACGCGGGGCCCTCCGCCTGCGCACCGTACACAACTCAAAGTTCCTGCCAGCTCCTACTCGGGAATGTCGTCCAGGAGCTGGCGGAGCTGGGTGGACGGGGCCGGATCCGGCGGCGGGGCGTCCACGGACTGCTGCAGAAAGTCGGCCAGCGCCGGGTAGGCCTCCACGGCACGGTCGGTCTCCGGATCGCTCCCCTCCTCGTAGGCCCCCAC
This window encodes:
- a CDS encoding flagellar hook protein FlgE, producing the protein MSLQSLSIGVSGLRSHQTRLDTVSNNIANSSTTAFKRQRAAFSEELGQEILGVGRTAGGSSINPSKVGRGVSVASIDRNFSQGSLNDTGIKTDLALNGDGFFVASPKSGAASDQRRLTRAGNFSFNQDGELVTANGLNVQGWEVGEDGTADTGELKNIRFDPNAQSAAKATTEAEVGGNLSADATDGDTSEISSVVYDEQGKAHNVVLNFEKTATDDEWTFSVEDPDGVLQNANAGGPGDANGTITFKDDGSVDSISGVTNAYDPDGNGTNDGVSLDWTSDAVQGGKSLGISLRDITQFSGSTTSKFQGQNGNSSGELSGVQFTPEGKLQLNYTNGVQEEEYQLAIGDVNNPNGLEQQGENFFTTTGASGDLQLGRAGRDLQTSVVSGSLESSNVDLAKEFSDLIKAQRSYQASSQIITTADEVLNQTVQLKR
- a CDS encoding flagellar hook assembly protein FlgD, with the protein product MIESLASSAAPSPAVLPNGDGSQGGESGGNGALSQATSANLGKNDFLKLLTTQLQNQDPSNPMKGKDFAAQLAQFSSVEQLTNISGQIEEQGTSDGALAQSINDGIATDLIGRTVKTSGNTLRWTGEGEATFGVDLERPAAEATVTIRDAGGNAVRTKTLENVSQSTEVTWDGAADGGAQVPDGTYSVEVSATGGSGDAIEGTARLEGTVDRVTLKDGKTSLRIGGAQVSMGRVQSIAAQ
- a CDS encoding kinesin; translated protein: MQSTVIKYGLLIAGAALGAFAVALLGAYLLMPSIAPETAGVSADSLDASGRDTTRQASLPGDTTATSSDTTATRASRDSTGRALRDSTRVASSLVSRLRDSLTVVGQLQDSLRALKEQLRTAEAEADTLQAQITSLESREAKVGELKDALLGMGRRELATVLANVNMAVLKELYQRTSGRTRTQLLTAISAERTAQFVNQVVGGDDAPADTTAAQATDRDEGRGASPGR
- a CDS encoding TIGR02530 family flagellar biosynthesis protein, encoding MTVHQRNGRVPPDALRQTPSEPSSPDAPSKDTDEASFADHLEAAQEQTDGIELSGHAKQRVAQRNISLDAGQRQDLADAMNQLDDKGAQDAAVLREDAAFVVNVPSRTVVTALDQTEMQRRVFTDIDSAVRL
- a CDS encoding flagellar FliJ family protein, producing MPGKKFRFSLQKVLELRQHETEKARQALADAERALEQKADALEQARDHLAECRRRVDAARRQDPARIQQADAFRQAARQTVEATRDAVEACRERVERARAELRERRRAEEALEELRSQERDQHDREQKKASEAFFDEQAMLRHDRTDAALSLL